A genome region from Geobacter pickeringii includes the following:
- the yidD gene encoding membrane protein insertion efficiency factor YidD translates to MLRLVAALITFYQKYLSPLSGPTCRFYPSCSQYSKESFERHGLLRGGVYTVIRLMKCHPYHRGGYDPVK, encoded by the coding sequence ATGCTGAGACTAGTTGCCGCACTCATTACGTTCTACCAGAAGTATCTGTCACCTCTTTCAGGGCCCACCTGTCGCTTTTATCCTTCCTGTTCCCAGTATTCCAAAGAATCGTTCGAGCGGCACGGTCTCCTGCGCGGAGGGGTGTACACCGTGATCAGACTCATGAAATGCCACCCGTACCATCGGGGTGGCTATGACCCCGTCAAGTAA